The Synechococcales cyanobacterium T60_A2020_003 genome includes a window with the following:
- the fabZ gene encoding 3-hydroxyacyl-ACP dehydratase FabZ has product MSTLTDIHTSNPQLTLEAEQESDPSVAPEKTTFSIEEIHRLLPHRYPFALVDRIIDFVPGKMAVGIKNVTFNEPQFQGHFPGRPIMPGVLIIEAMAQVGGIVLTQIPDCPDGLFMFAGIDKVRFRRPVVPGDQLVMTVELITVKRRRFGKMQGRAEVDGQLVAEGELMFSIVDW; this is encoded by the coding sequence ATGTCTACACTGACCGACATTCACACCTCCAACCCTCAGCTCACCCTTGAGGCGGAACAGGAGAGCGATCCATCTGTGGCTCCAGAAAAAACAACGTTTAGCATCGAGGAAATCCACCGCCTCTTGCCGCACCGTTATCCATTCGCATTAGTCGATCGCATTATTGACTTTGTTCCGGGAAAGATGGCGGTGGGCATCAAAAATGTCACCTTCAATGAGCCTCAATTCCAAGGGCACTTTCCAGGGCGTCCCATTATGCCAGGGGTGCTCATTATTGAAGCCATGGCGCAGGTGGGCGGTATTGTGCTGACCCAAATCCCGGACTGTCCTGATGGGCTGTTCATGTTTGCGGGTATTGATAAAGTCCGTTTTCGCCGTCCCGTGGTGCCGGGGGATCAACTGGTGATGACCGTTGAACTGATTACCGTGAAGCGTCGTCGATTCGGTAAAATGCAGGGCCGCGCTGAAGTAGATGGACAACTGGTTGCCGAGGGAGAACTGATGTTCTCTATTGTGGACTGGTAA
- a CDS encoding UDP-3-O-acyl-N-acetylglucosamine deacetylase, giving the protein MSRQTLGQPIELSGVGLHSGETTRVRILPTHPLAGRSFVRVDLPDMPVIPARVDAVGQTVLSTELRAGNALVRTVEHLLAALAGLGIDDARIEIDGAEAPLLDGSAQPWVEAIAQAGAVSQDVPRPIVPVTEPIWIRDGDAFVAALPSETLRFTYGIDFESAAIGNQWYSWSPVQESFAEAIAPARTFGLAHQVDYLRQQGLIKGGSLDNALVCDESQWLNPPLRFPNEPVRHKLLDLVGDISLLGYFPLAHLLAYKASHRLHAQLATQLAQLRVTDA; this is encoded by the coding sequence ATGAGTCGGCAAACGCTTGGACAACCTATCGAGCTTTCGGGGGTGGGGCTTCATTCTGGGGAAACCACTCGTGTGCGGATTCTGCCAACCCACCCTCTGGCAGGACGCTCCTTTGTGCGGGTTGATTTACCGGATATGCCTGTGATTCCTGCGCGGGTCGATGCGGTGGGTCAAACAGTTCTATCGACTGAGCTGCGAGCAGGCAATGCCTTAGTGCGAACCGTGGAACACTTGCTGGCTGCCTTGGCCGGACTAGGGATAGACGATGCTCGGATCGAGATTGACGGTGCAGAAGCCCCCCTGTTAGATGGTTCGGCTCAGCCGTGGGTGGAGGCGATCGCCCAAGCGGGTGCGGTATCCCAAGACGTGCCTCGTCCGATCGTCCCGGTGACAGAGCCAATTTGGATACGGGATGGCGATGCTTTTGTTGCGGCTCTACCCTCTGAAACGCTGCGATTTACCTACGGTATTGACTTTGAGAGTGCGGCTATTGGCAACCAATGGTATAGTTGGTCGCCTGTTCAGGAGTCGTTTGCAGAGGCGATCGCCCCTGCTCGCACCTTTGGCCTTGCCCATCAGGTGGACTACTTGCGGCAACAAGGGTTGATCAAAGGCGGTAGTCTAGACAATGCGCTCGTTTGTGATGAATCTCAGTGGCTAAATCCGCCATTGCGATTTCCAAATGAACCCGTCCGTCATAAACTTTTAGACTTAGTAGGGGATATTAGTCTGTTGGGGTATTTTCCTCTTGCTCACCTGTTGGCCTATAAGGCCAGTCATCGGTTACATGCTCAATTAGCAACCCAACTGGCACAGCTTAGAGTAACAGATGCTTAG